One genomic segment of Bacteroides caccae includes these proteins:
- a CDS encoding phosphatidate cytidylyltransferase, protein MASNFIKRAITGVLFVAILVGCILYTSFSFGILFIIISALTIYEFGQLVNMRADGVNVNKTIIMLGGAYLFLAVMGFCIDAADSKIFIPYVLLLLYLMISELYLKKENPVLNWAYSMLSQLYIGLPFALLNVLAFHNDPSSEYSSVSYNPILPLSIFIFLWLSDTGAYCIGSLIGKHRLFERISPKKSWEGSIGGGIVAIGSSFILAHYFPFMSMWQWAGLALVVVVFGTWGDLTESLLKRQLHVKDSGTILPGHGGMLDRFDSSLMAIPAAVVYLYALTWF, encoded by the coding sequence TTGGCTAGCAATTTTATCAAACGGGCTATTACAGGTGTGCTTTTCGTCGCCATTCTGGTGGGATGCATCCTTTACACATCATTCAGTTTCGGTATACTGTTCATAATCATTAGCGCCTTGACTATTTATGAGTTTGGACAACTAGTAAATATGCGTGCTGACGGAGTAAACGTAAATAAAACGATTATCATGCTGGGAGGAGCTTATCTCTTCCTTGCAGTAATGGGCTTCTGTATTGATGCAGCTGATTCCAAGATATTTATTCCTTACGTACTGCTACTGCTCTACTTAATGATTAGCGAGTTATACCTGAAAAAGGAAAATCCGGTGCTGAACTGGGCATATTCTATGCTTAGCCAGCTATATATCGGTCTGCCATTCGCACTACTGAACGTACTTGCTTTCCACAATGATCCTAGTTCGGAATACAGCAGTGTTAGCTACAACCCGATTTTGCCGTTATCTATCTTCATCTTCCTTTGGTTGAGTGACACAGGTGCATATTGCATCGGTTCGCTGATCGGAAAGCATCGTTTGTTCGAGCGTATTTCTCCTAAGAAATCGTGGGAAGGCTCTATCGGCGGAGGTATCGTTGCTATTGGTTCTTCCTTTATACTGGCACATTATTTTCCGTTCATGTCGATGTGGCAATGGGCAGGATTGGCGCTGGTAGTTGTAGTGTTCGGAACTTGGGGTGACTTGACAGAATCATTGCTAAAACGCCAACTTCACGTAAAAGATTCCGGGACAATTCTTCCGGGACACGGAGGCATGCTTGATCGGTTCGACAGTTCATTAATGGCTATACCGGCAGCAGTAGTCTATCTTTATGCTCTCACTTGGTTTTAA